Sequence from the Planctomycetia bacterium genome:
TTTTCGACGCCCGGGCCCATGAAGATCGTGTTGGCGCCGAGGATGTCGCCGACAATCTGAAGGTCCTTGCCGGCACCCAGGTCGATTGCGCCGTATTCGCGGCTTACGCGAACAAAATCCGTCACCGTGTCATTTCCCTCGCCGCCGACGATCTTCATCAACGGGGTGGCCGCAATGTACTCTTTCGCCAGGTCAAAGTCGTCATCGCCGTCTCCGCCGACGAACGTGACGGTGCCGGTGATCGGCGCGTCATCGCCAGTTTCGGGCAGGCGTTCGTCCGGACCGTCAAAGGCATCGTTGCCAGCGCCGGCGTCGATGGTGAACTCGGCCGATCCGTACCCGTCGATTCTGTCGTCGCCAGGGGTAAGCAGAATTCGGACACCCGGATGCAACCGGATGAAATCGTCGCCATCGGAGGACGCGAAACTGATGCGCCGTTTGCCGTCATCTAGCGGGGTAAACTCAAAACCACCCGTCGGACTCTGCGAGTGATCGATTAGCGTCGGGTTCTCGCGCCCGTCCAGATCATTTCTGCCAGAATTCCCAATTAACGTATCATCGCGCGACCCTCCCGTGAGAGTATCGTCGCCGTTTCCGCCGGATATCGTGCTGCGAAAGTTGGTACGGTTAATCGCGATGTCGTTTCCATCGGCGCATGCGATTGAAAGGCGCTTCGCCTGCGCTCGCACAAATACTGATTCGGCTCCGTT
This genomic interval carries:
- a CDS encoding calcium-binding protein encodes the protein MAATISGSGTLLVEGTTADDTIDVRFRDADVIVNLNGAESVFVRAQAKRLSIACADGNDIAINRTNFRSTISGGNGDDTLTGGSRDDTLIGNSGRNDLDGRENPTLIDHSQSPTGGFEFTPLDDGKRRISFASSDGDDFIRLHPGVRILLTPGDDRIDGYGSAEFTIDAGAGNDAFDGPDERLPETGDDAPITGTVTFVGGDGDDDFDLAKEYIAATPLMKIVGGEGNDTVTDFVRVSREYGAIDLGAGKDLQIVGDILGANTIFMGPGVEKLIAGESARLVFGNSLDNTIQLFHSNTDTHVSVYGGQGDDTIFIQEGTPPLVAYGSGGNDLIIGGENNDTLRGGDGNDTLSGGAGRDKLYGDAGDDLLLGRGGSNDRLDGGAGNDSATADTIGDMIDLLFDVETVL